A genome region from Gouania willdenowi chromosome 9, fGouWil2.1, whole genome shotgun sequence includes the following:
- the zfand5a gene encoding AN1-type zinc finger protein 5a isoform X2 yields MAQETNQSPVPMLCAMGCGFYGNPRTNGMCSVCYKEHLTRQQSSDRMSPLSPMGSTASPTSEASAIQRLEASLAKVDASPTSSPEMSRTIQGSLPVTQQMTEMSISREDQPEPLEPVVSQPAASSPTPVASSSSEENKGDTPKPKKNRCFMCRKRVGFTGFDCRCGNLFCGIHRYSDKHNCPYDYKAEAAAKIRKENPVVVADKIQRI; encoded by the exons ATGGCTCAAGAGACGAACCAGAGCCCAGTGCCCATGCTTTGTGCCATGGGCTGTGGTTTCTATGGAAACCCAAGAACCAATGGCATGTGCTCTGTTTGCTATAAGGAACACCTGACACGGCAGCAGAGCAGCGACCGCATGAGCCCCCTCAGCCCCATGG GCTCGACTGCTAGTCCTACCTCAGAGGCTTCTGCCATCCAGAGATTAGAAGCCAGCCTAGCCAAGGTGGATGCCTCTCCCACCTCTTCACCAGAAATGTCTAG AACCATTCAAGGGTCTCTCCCTGTGACTCAACAAATGACAGAGATGAGCATTTCAAGAGAGGACCAGCCTGAACCCTTAGAGCCTG TTGTAAGCCAACCTGCTGCTTCTAGCCCCACTCCTGTAGCATCTTCAAGCAGTGAAGAAAACAAGGGTGACACCCCCAAACCCAAAAAGAACCGCTGTTTCATGTGCCGCAAAAGAGTGGGCTTCACAG GGTTTGACTGTCGCTGTGGAAACCTGTTCTGTGGCATCCACCGATACTCTGACAAGCATAACTGTCCCTACGATTACAAGGCTGAGGCTGCTGCCAAGATCCGCAAAGAGAACCCCGTGGTGGTGGCTGACAAGATCCAGAGAATATAG
- the zfand5a gene encoding AN1-type zinc finger protein 5a isoform X1 has product MFVSVTRIQNKPYTPTHLKQLAYCSTTWRMDKAMAQETNQSPVPMLCAMGCGFYGNPRTNGMCSVCYKEHLTRQQSSDRMSPLSPMGSTASPTSEASAIQRLEASLAKVDASPTSSPEMSRTIQGSLPVTQQMTEMSISREDQPEPLEPVVSQPAASSPTPVASSSSEENKGDTPKPKKNRCFMCRKRVGFTGFDCRCGNLFCGIHRYSDKHNCPYDYKAEAAAKIRKENPVVVADKIQRI; this is encoded by the exons ATGTTTGTGTCCGTGACCAGAATACAGAACAAGCCCTACACACCAACGCATTTAAAGCAGCTGGCGTACTGCAGCACAACATGGAGAATGGACAAAG CAATGGCTCAAGAGACGAACCAGAGCCCAGTGCCCATGCTTTGTGCCATGGGCTGTGGTTTCTATGGAAACCCAAGAACCAATGGCATGTGCTCTGTTTGCTATAAGGAACACCTGACACGGCAGCAGAGCAGCGACCGCATGAGCCCCCTCAGCCCCATGG GCTCGACTGCTAGTCCTACCTCAGAGGCTTCTGCCATCCAGAGATTAGAAGCCAGCCTAGCCAAGGTGGATGCCTCTCCCACCTCTTCACCAGAAATGTCTAG AACCATTCAAGGGTCTCTCCCTGTGACTCAACAAATGACAGAGATGAGCATTTCAAGAGAGGACCAGCCTGAACCCTTAGAGCCTG TTGTAAGCCAACCTGCTGCTTCTAGCCCCACTCCTGTAGCATCTTCAAGCAGTGAAGAAAACAAGGGTGACACCCCCAAACCCAAAAAGAACCGCTGTTTCATGTGCCGCAAAAGAGTGGGCTTCACAG GGTTTGACTGTCGCTGTGGAAACCTGTTCTGTGGCATCCACCGATACTCTGACAAGCATAACTGTCCCTACGATTACAAGGCTGAGGCTGCTGCCAAGATCCGCAAAGAGAACCCCGTGGTGGTGGCTGACAAGATCCAGAGAATATAG